From a single Nicotiana tomentosiformis chromosome 2, ASM39032v3, whole genome shotgun sequence genomic region:
- the LOC104088006 gene encoding large ribosomal subunit protein uL16-like, whose protein sequence is MGRRPARCYRQIKNKPYPKSRFCRGVPDPKIRIYDVGMKKKGVDEFPFCVHLVSWEKENVSSEALEAARIACNKYMTKSAGKDAFHLRVRVHPFHVLRINKMLSCAGADRLQTGMRGAFGKPQGVCARVAIGQVLLSVRCKDGNANHAQEALRRAKFKFPGRQKIIVSRKWGFTKFSRTDYLKYKSENRIVPDGVNAKLLGCHGRLAARQPGRAFLEAVGN, encoded by the exons ATGGGGAGAA GACCTGCAAGATGTTATCGCCAGATTAAGAACAAGCCTTACCCAAAATCCCGGTTTTGCCGTGGTGTGCCAGATCCAAAGATCAGGATCTATGATGTGGGTATGAAGAAAAAGGGAGTTGATGAATTTCCTTTTTGTGTGCACTTGGTCAGTTGGGAGAAGGAGAATGTTTCAAGTGAGGCACTTGAAGCTGCTCGTATTGCGTGCAACAAGTACATGACCAAGTCTGCTGGAAAGGATGCTTTCCACCTCAGGGTTAGGGTCCATCCATTCCATGTTTTGAGAATTAACAAGATGTTGTCATGTGCTGGGGCTGATAGGCTCCAAACTGGTATGAGGGGAGCTTTTGGTAAGCCACAGGGAGTCTGTGCCCGTGTTGCTATTGGTCAGGTTCTTCTATCTGTTCGCTGCAAAGATGGTAATGCTAACCATGCGCAAGAGGCTCTGCGCCGTGCAAAGTTCAAGTTCCCTGGCCGTCAAAAGATCATTGTCAGCAGGAAGTG GGGGTTCACTAAGTTCAGCCGTACTGATTATCTGAAATACAAGTCAGAGAATCGTATTGTTCCAGATGGTGTCAATGCCAAG CTTCTTGGTTGCCATGGTCGACTTGCTGCACGTCAACCTGGAAGAGCTTTTTTGGAAGCAGTAGGGAATTGA
- the LOC104088007 gene encoding putative B3 domain-containing protein At5g58280 yields the protein MANENGTNSYEEVRRQRVLDNKKRFEDLGILNISKNLSDLAKSEKKSEKKYEVTRVRQKANDVYMLEPRRSGRARNPVPSYRDEIDMELPSFRKRSKLSSSWASYLARPLEEVKLASCQERAQAIKSAEKLQSNLQSGNPSFIKSMVRSHVYSCFWLGLPTRFCEDHLPKSTVDVLLVDEEGSEYEALFIGKRTGLSGGWRAFALDHKLDDGDALVFELVEATKFKVYIVRASHCSSREDKSGAEKGENEAEETSKSVTKKRKKSSNQSEVPTAAKEEISVVASATRRSTRRK from the exons aTGGCAAATGAAAATGGCACAAATAGTTACGAGGAGGTCCGAAGGCAAAGGGTTCTGGACAATAAGAAACGATTCGAG GATCTGGGGATTTTGAATATATCTAAAAACCTTTCTGATCTTGCAAAGTCCGAGAAGAAGTCCGAAAAGAAATATGAG GTAACCCGAGTTAGACAAAAAGCAAACGATGTTTACATGTTGGAGCCAAGAAGGTCTGGACGGGCTAGAAATCCTGTTCCATCATACCGCGATGAG ATTGATATGGAACTTCCATCTTTTCGGAAAAGATCAAAATTGAGTTCCTCATGGGCAAG TTATCTAGCAAGACCGTTGGAAGAAGTAAAACTTGCTTCATGTCAAGAGAGAGCACAAGCTATCAAAAGTGCAGAAAAGCTCCAGAGCAATCTACAGTCTGGAAATCCATCTTTTATCAAGTCTATGGTCCGATCTCACGTCTACAGTTGTTTCTGGTTG GGACTTCCTACAAGATTTTGTGAAGATCATCTTCCCAAGTCTACCGTAGATGTTCTGTTAGTGGATGAGGAAGGTTCAGAGTATGAAGCTCTCTTTATTGGCAAAAGAACTGGACTAAGCGGAGGATGGAGAGCATTTGCGCTAGATCATAAGCTGGATGATGGGGATGCTCTAGTATTTGAATTGGTTGAGGCAACAAAATTCAAG GTGTATATAGTTCGGGCATCCCATTGTTCAAGTAGAGAGGATAAATCTGGTGCAGAAAAAGGAGAGAATGAAGCTGAAGAAACATCAAAGAGTgtgacaaagaaaagaaagaaaagtagcaATCAATCAGAAGTTCCAACGGCAGCTAAAGAAGAGATTTCTGTAGTGGCTTCAGCCACGAGACGCAGTACTAGAAGAAAGTAA